The following DNA comes from Sporichthyaceae bacterium.
GTGATCCTGGAGTCCACCACCTACCCGGGCACCACCGAGGAGATCGTGGTACCCCGGTTGGAGGCGGGCGGCTCACTGCGCGCCGGTCGCGACTTCAAGGTCGGCTTCTCCCCCGAGCGGATCAACCCGGGCGACCCGGTCTACGGGCTGCGGAACACCCCGAAGATCGTCTCCGGGATCGACGAGCCGTCGCTGGCCTCGGTGTCCGAGTTCTTCGGCGAGCTGGTCGACGAGGTGGTCCCGGTCAGCGGAACCCGGGAGGCGGAGCTGGCCAAGCTGCTGGAGAACACCTTCCGGCACGTCAACATCGCGCTGGTCAACGAGCTTGCGGTACTCGCCCACCAGCTCGGCGTGGACATCTGGGAGGTCATCTCCGCGGCGTCCACCAAGCCGTTCGGGTACATGCGGTTCACGCCGGGTCCGGGCGTCGGTGGGCACTGCCTGCCGGTGGATCCCACCTACCTGTCCTGGGTGGTGCAGCGCGACCTGCACCGCACGTTCAAATTCGTGGACCTGGCCAACGACATCAACGACCACATGCCCGATTACGTGGTCGCGCGGTTGACCACCCTGCTGAACAACGACTGCAAGCCGATGCGCAACTCCACGGTGCTGTTGCTCGGGCTGGCCTACAAGCCGAACACCGGTGACATCCGGGAATCGCCCGCGCTGCGCATCATCGAGTTGCTGGGTGACGCCGGCGCGAACATCGAGGCGGTCGACACGCACATCGAGCCGCACCGGGCGCCGACCGGGGTGAAGCTCGTCGACCTGACCGAACAAACCCTGCGGCGGGCCGACGTGGTGGTGCTGATCACCGACCACTCCGACGTCGACTACGACCTGGTCACCACGCACGCGCGGGCGATCTTCGACACCCGCCACCGGTTGCTCGGGAACGTGGAGTACCTCTGATGCTCCCCGCACAACGACGGGTCAGCGTTTTCACCGAGACGCGATTCGGGCGCACCGAGGACGGTCGCTGGGCCGCCGCGGACTCCTCGGGTGCCCGGGAATCCTGGCTGGCCTACCTGCAGGCCGGCGCTCAGGTCACCCTGGTGGGTCGAGCCGACCCCGCGGACGGGCCGAACGCGGTCGGCCTGGACCCGGCCCTGACGCTTCGTCCGTTGCCCTACTACGTGGGCATCGGCGGATTCGCCCGAGCGGCCTGGCCGCTGCTCCGGGAGATCCGCCACAGCGTGCGGGATGCGGACGTGATCGTGCTCCGGCTGCCCGGCGCCATCGGGTCGACCGCCGCCATGATCTGCAAACTGACGGGGCGTGAGTACGTGGCTGACGTGCTCGGTGACCCCGCGGACGTGGCGAAGCAGGGGGCGCTGGGCAACCGAGCAAGAAAAGCAGTGCCGTTGCTGGCCGCGCAGATGCGCTGGCTGGTACGAAACGCGCGCGCCAGCCGCTACGTCACCCGCGAGGCGCTGCAGACGAGATACCCGGCCAGGCCGGGCACCGCGTCCACGGGCATCTCCGACGTGCGGATCACGCCCGAAACGTTGGCCCCGCAGGGCCGCACCCGGCGCGAGGGACGGCTGCACGTGGCGTTGATCGGCACCCAGGAGACCACCTACAAGGGGCACGACGTGCTGTTCGCCGCGATGGCGGCGTTGCGGGCGGAGGGCATCCCGGTGACGGCCAGCCTGATCGGTGGTGGGCGGCTGGAATGGGCCAACAAGGAACTGGCGGCCGGCCTGAACCTGGCCCAGCACACCAGCTTCGAGGGCAACGTGGCCTCCCGGGACGCGGTGATCGCGCATCTGGACTCCGCCGACGTGTTCGTGCTGCCGTCCCGTACCGAGGGCCTGCCCCGGGCGCTGGTCGAAGCGATGGCCCGGGCGCTGCCCGCGGTGGCCACCGACGTCGGCGGCAACCGTGAGCTGCTCGACCCGGAGTTCATCATCGACGTGGATGACCACGCCGCGCTGACCGACCGGCTGCGCCGGCTGTGGGCCGACGCCGAGCTGTGGCAGCAGCAGAGCGCGCGCAACCTGGCGGTCGCGCGCAGCTACTCCGCGGAACGACTCGACGCGGACTTCCAGGCCTGGTTCGCCGGGCTGCCCGGCCAACGCAAGGTCGGGATCATCAAGTGACGGTCACATCAGGCGGGGGCCCGTTGCGGGTTGTGCATGTCTTCGGCACGTTGAACCGCGGTGGCGCGGAGAGCGTGGCGTTGGACCTGTGCCGCAGCATGCCGACCGGCGAGTTCGAGCAGCACTTCTGGTTGTTGGGCAAGGAAAAAGGTGTGCTGGCCGACCTGTTCCAACAGGCCGGTGCGGTGATCTCGCTGTGCCGATTGCGCCCTGCGGTCACCTTCGTGCCGCGGCTGTGGCATCGGTTGCGCGTGCTGCGCCCGAACGTGATGGTCGCCCACGTCAGCGTGGTCAGCGGGTTGATCCTGCTGGTCTCCCGGTTGTCCGGGGTGCCCATCCGGATTGCCCACATGCACAGCGACGGTGACGCCCGCGGCAACGATCTACCGCGACGGGCCTTCCGCGCCGCCATGCGATGGCTGATCAAGCACAACGCCACCGACGTGGTCGGGGTGACCAGCGGCTCGATCGCCTTCGCCGGCGGCGAGCCGCGCTACCGGGTGCTGCCCAACGGCATCGACTTCGCGCGGTACGCCGGTGTGCGGGTGGAGGGAACTGACGCGACGTCAGTGGGCCCGGTGCTCATGCATATCGGCCGGGCCGCGCCGGAGAAGAACCGGGCGTTCCTGTTGCCGGTGCACGACGCGGCCAACGAGATCACCCCCGGCACCACGCTGGTGCTCGTCGGCCCCGGCGGCAGCGATGACCTCGGCCCGTCTGCCGCCCAACGACCGGGTCTGGAACTGGCCGGGGAAACCCGCGAGGTGGAAAAGTACCTCGCCCGCGCCGACGCGCTTCTGCTGCCCTCGCATTGGGAGGGCCTGCCCGGCGTGGTGCTGCAGGCACTGGCCGCGGGCGTGCCGGTGGTCGCCAACGACCTGCCCAGCACCCGCGACATCGCCGCGAAGTACCCCGGCCTGACGGTCCTGTCGACCGACGCGGGCCCCGAGGTGTGGGCGGTGGAGGCGTTGCGTGCCGCCGCGCTGCCCCGGCAGGAACGTCGATCGATCTCCGAGGCCATGTGCGCATCGGAATACCAACTGGACCGCTACGCGCAGGCCTGGAGGGCGCTGTGGACGTCACGCGCATGATCGGCCGGGGGACCGGCCGACGCGGCGGGTTGACGCTGTTGGTGGCCCTGGTCGGGCTGTTCTCCTGGCACTTCCCACTCAGTATCGACTCTCCCGCGCGCACCGCGGCCATCGTCACCGGTGTATGGGCGCTGTGCTTTCTGGCGCTGTCGCGCAGTGACGCCGTGGGCAGTTACCGGCCGAACGCCATGTACATGCTGGTGTTCGGGTTGTTCCACGTGGGCTTCCTGATCGCCACCGCGGCGCGTGGCACCGACGCACTGCACGACGTGGACAGCGGCTGGTTCTATCGGGGCTACACCCCGCAGGCGTTGCACCTGGTGATTCTCGGCATGGTCGCGTTCACCCTGGCCGCACAGCTGATGACCTGGCGATCCGGCCCGCTCAGCACGATCGTCCCGTCGAGCCTCGCCGGCCCGGACGCCGACCGCTACCGGCAGAAGCTGGCCACCGTCGGTCTGCTGGTCGAGGCGATCAGCCTGTTGATCTTCTACAAGGAGGTCGTCCAGGACCGCGGCGGTGGCCTGTTCTCCGGTGGCTACGAGCAGTTCTCTTCCTCGCTTCAGTCCTCCGGCAACTCCAACGGCTATGCGACGTTGGGCATCGGCGTCGGCGCCATCTTCGCCATCGTGGCCGGCGACCGCGCGCGGCTGTGGGGGTGGGCGTTGTTTCTCGGCTACGCGATCCCCGCGCTGCCCATGGGCAACCGCGGTGAGGTGCTGTTCCCGCTGATCCCGATGCTGATCGTGGAGGCCCAGCACGGCCGCAAAGTCCGCAAGCTGTGGACGACGCTGGGCGTGCTGCTCTCGCTGATCGTCATCGGCATCGTGCGAACCGGGCGGACCACCGGCTACTCGGTGCCCACCGGCAAGCAGCTGCTGACCTCGCCGATGGACGCCATCGCCGAGATGGGTTACTCGCTGCGGCCCACCGTCGAGGTGCTCGGCTGGACCAGTCACGGCGAGGGGTATCGGCACGGCGTCACATTGGTCGCGGTGCCGCTGCGGCTGATCGAGAAGCTGACCGGGTGGCACGGCGGCCCGCCGGTGCCGGACGACCGGTTGTTCAACGTCGAGGTCGCACACCGGGTCGGCCCGATCGGTGGGTCACCGGTGGGCGAGGGGTATTACAACTTCGGCCTGCTCGGCGTGCTGCTGACGATGGGCGCGATCGGGCTGTTCGTGGGCTGGCTCAATCAACGCCCGCTGCGCATGCTCGACGCCCGCGTCGCGTTGCTCGTGCCGATGATGGGCAACGTCCGCAACTCTTTCGCCCAGGTGCCCGCGCAGCTCGTGGTCATCGCGGTGCTGCTGGTCGTGGTGCGGGTGTGGTCCAAGCGCGGTCAGGTGCACGTTCCCGTGGTCAAGGGGGTGCGCCATGCTCACGGCAGGCAAGTTCCGGTACGCAATCACGCTTGGGGCTAGCACGCTGCAGGCGGTGCTCAGTTCGGTGACCGCGCTGATCGCCACACGCGATCTGGGGGCGAGCCAGCGCGGCCTGGTGGTCATCGGCATGACCATCGCCTCGATCTTCGGCTTGGTCGCGGGTTCGGGGACCGGCTCGGCCTACCGGTTGCTGCTGCCCAGCCGGGACCCGCAGCTCCGACGCCGGCTGGCCCTCGCGTTCACCTGGTGCTCGCTGCTCGGCACCGTCGTGGTGGTGCCCGCCGCGATGCTGGCCACCAAGCTCTCCGCGCCGATGATCGACCCGGGCCTGGGGACGCACCATTTCTTGTTCGCCACCGGGGTCTACACCGCCGCGTCGGTCGCGCTCATCCAGATTGTCGAGGCGCGCTTCGCCGATGGGCAGTTCCGCCGCGGCGGCATCGCGGGCGGCACCATGGCGCTGGGCGGTTTGATCGGCGTCATTGCCGCTCTGTGCTACGACCGCTCCGCCGCGCTGGCCCTGTTCGGTCAGGGCGCGGGCATCCTGGTGGGTGCCGCCGTCGAGGTGTGGGCGCTGCGTCGGGACGGCCTGGTCGACTTCGGCGTGCCGGCGCCGGGGGAGCTCTCGGCGCTGTGGAAGCGCGGCGCACCCGCACTCGGCTTCACCATCGGATCGGCGTTGGCCTTCCGCGCCGACCGGTACGTGCTCGGTGCCTTCGCGGGCCCCGCCGCCGTCGGCATCTACTCGCTGGCCGCCACCTTCGGTGAGGTACCACGTCTGCTCTACACCGCGGTCGCGCAGTGGTTCCAGCGGCAGGCGGCGCTGGGCCGCCGGCACGCACCGCTGTTCAAGGCGATTCTGCTGGCCTGCGGTATCGCGGCGGTGGTCTCGGTGCCGATCGCGGTGGTCGGGTGGGTGCTGATCGTCCCGGTGTTCGGGTCGGAGTTCGCCGCCGGCCGCTCACTGCTGCTGGTGCTGCTCGTCGCCGAGATCCTGTTCGCGCCGTACCTGGTTGCCGCCCGCGGGCTGCTCGGCCGTGGCTGGATCAAGACCGCGGGCTTGCTGGGTCTGGCGGGCAGCGGCGCCTCCCTGGCCTGCTACGTCGTGTCGGCCCGGGCCGGCGGCGCGATGGGCCTGGCCCTGGGCAGCGGGCTGCTCTATTTGGCTCTTTCTGTCGCGTCCACCGTGCTGTTCCGCGCGCGCAGCGCACGCGACGACGCGCCGGCCGACGACGTTCGCACCGTCTCTGGAGGCTTCGCGATGGTCAAGCGCATCTGGAGGTGGGCTCGGTGCGCCTACCTGAGGAAGACCGACCCGATCGCCGCGGCGCGTGCCATGGGCGTACGGCTCGGTGAGGGGTGCCGCATTCTCTCGATGACCGGGGGGACCTTCGGCTCCGAGCCCTACCTGGTGACGCTCGGCAATCACGTGCAGGTGGGCATCGGGGTGCAGTTCCTGACCCATGAGGGCGGGGTTTGGGTGCTCCGCGAGGAGTTCCCGGACATCGACATCATGGCTCCGATCACCGTCGGCAATAACGTGATGATCGGCATCGACGCCATGATCATGCCGGGCGTCACCGTCGGCGACAACGTGGTGATCGGCGCTCGCTCCCTGGTCACCCGCGACGTCCCGTCGAATTCCGTGGTGGTCGGCCAGCCGGCCCGGGTGATCTTGACGGTCGAGGAGTACCGCGAGAAGGCGCTGCGGATGGCGGTGCACATCCCGCCCGCGCGTAAGCGGGAGTACCTGCAGCACACCTACGGACGCTGAATCGCGCCGTTCCCACCACGCCGCACCGCCCACCGAGGGGAACCCATGGAAACCGCTGCGCCTGCCGTTCGCGGTAAGAGCTCGCGCCTGACCCAACTGGACGCGCTGCGTGCGCTGGCTGCGGTCGCGGTGATGAGCTATCACTACACCCACCGGTTCCCGCAGCTGTACGTGCCGTCGGTGACGCCGCTGTTCACCAACTGGAACCTGGACTACCTGGCGATCTCCACGTTCTTCATGATCAGTGGCTTCGTCATCTTCATGACCGTCGAACGCAGCGCCCGGTTGCGCGACTTCGTGCTCTCTCGGCTGCTGCGGCTCTACCCGATGTACGTGCTGGCCATTGCCATCACCTTCGTCGCCATGCACGTGTTCGGCCCGGCGAACCGTGCGGTGGGGTGGAAGACAGTACTACGTAACCTGACGCTGTTTCAGAACTGGTTGGGCGACGGCGGCCGCAACGTGGACGGCGTCTACTGGACCATCGGCGTCGAGGTCAATTTCTATGTGCTGATCTCACTGGCGTTTCTGTTCGGTTGGCTGCGTGGCCGTCGACTCGGCGTCACCCTGGGCAGCTGGATCGTGCTGTCGTACTACCTCGAGTCGCACTGGGGCGAGTGGGTGCCGGGCAGCATGTACTGGACCCGGGGCTTGGACACCTGGTGGTCGCAGTGCTTCATCTCCGGCATCTGCTGCTACCTGGTGTGGAAGAACGGCGGTCGGTACACCAAGGGAACCGCCGCCGGGCACATCGGTTCGGTCGTGCTGGTCGGCATGCTGCGCAACACCACCATGGCAATTCTGCTGATGGCGCTGATCCTGCTGATGAACCTGGCCGCCAACAAGCGGATTCCGTTCCTGGGCACCGGCATCCTGCCCAAGCTCGGTGTCTGCACCTACGCGCTCTACCTGCTGCACCAGAACCTCGGCTACACGCTGATGCTGCACCTGATGCCGCACACCGGTTACTGGTTCGCGCTGGCGTGCGCCTACACGATGGCCATCGGTCTGGCGCTGCTCGGCACCCACCTGTGGGAGGAGCCGGTACGCGCCAAGGTGCGCGCCAAGCTCAAGGCCACCAAGTTCTTCAGTCCGCTGCCGACCGCCCCGCGTCCGCGTTCGGAGAGTGCACCGGTTATCCCGGAGGGAGTCCACACCAATGACTGATCGACCCAAGGTGCGCGAGCTGGTGCTCGCCGACGTGCACCGGTTGACCGGCCGACGTTCCTGGTTCGACGTGGTCAAGCTGACGATGTTCGGCGAGGTCTACCGGGTCAACGTCGCCTACCGCATCGCCAGCGTCTACCGGAGCCGCCGTGCCCCGCACGCGAAGGTGATCGCGCTGCTGGCCCGGTTGTGGCTGCGCCGGCTGCGGCGCAAGCTCGGCGTCAGCCTGCCGTGCACCGCGAAGGTCGGGCCGGGCCTGCTGATCGGGCACGCCGGGGTCACCTTCATCAGCCCCGGCGCGACCATCGGGCGGGACTGCAACATCGCGCAGAACGTGACCATCGCGCCGGGTAAGGGCGAGCACAACGGTGGCCAGCCGACGCTGGGGGACCGGGTGTACGTGGGGCCCGGGGCGGTGATCTTCGGAGGGGTGACCATTGGCGATGACGTCGCGATCGGCGCCAACTCGGTGGTCACCCGGGACATCCCGGCCGGGTGCACCGCGGTCGGCGCGCCGGCCCGGGTGATGCCGGGCCGGGGGTCGAGCGACTGGGTGAACCGGGTGTCCGAGCCGCGGCCGCGGATCGCCCGGCAGGCGACTGCGGCGGACCGTGTTTGACACCGACGCCGGCACCCGGCCACGGATCATGATCGTGGCCACGGTGCCGGTGTCGCTCTGCACGTTCTTCGCCGGCCAGCCGCGCTTCCTCGCCCAGCACTTCGATGTCACGTTGGTGAGCTCATCGGGTGTCGAGGTGGCGCAGATCGAGGCCGGTGAGGGAGTGCCGGTACGCACCGTGGACATGACCCGACAGATCTCGCCGGGTCGAGACCTGCGATCGCTGCGCGAGCTCACCGGGCTGATGCGTGCCGAGCGACCGGACCTGGTGCACTCCTACACCCCGAAGGCCGGACTGTTGGCCATGCTGGCCGCCCGGGCGACCGGGGTGCCGCACCGGTTCCACACCGTGCAGGGCATGCCGCTGGTCACGGCGGGCGGACCGAAGCGGCTGATCCTGAACGCTACGGAGCGGGCCACGTACCTGGCGGCGACGCGGATCTTCTCGTCCAGTCACAGCCTGTGCGAGCTGATCCCCGGCACGTTCCCGGCCCGACCGCCGGCGGTGATCGGGGGCGGTTCGGTGAACGGCATCGACGGGACCAGGTTCTCCCCCGAAGTGGTGTCCGAGGCCGCGCGCAGGCACCTGCGCGCGGAGCTGGACATCCCGACGGGGGACCGCGTGCTGGTCTTCGTCGGCCGACTGGTCGGTGACAAGGGCGTCACCGAGTTGTTGCAGGCTTTCGATGCACTGGCCGATCCGGCAACCACGCTGCTGCTGGTCGGTGCTGAGGAGCCGGCGCTGGATCCGCTGCCCGTCGCCACCCGGGAACTGATGGACCGACACCCGAAGGTGCGACTGGCCGGCTGGGCCACCGACGTGCGCCCGTACATGTCGATCTCCGACGTGCTGGTGTTGCCCAGCTACCGCGAGGGCTTCGGCATGGTGCTGGCGGAGGCCGGCGCGATGGGCGTGCCGGTGATCGCCACGGACATCCCCGGCTGCCGGGACGTGGTGATCGACGGGGTCAATGGGTTGTTGGTGCCGCCGCGGGATGTCGGGGCGCTCACCGAGGCGTTGGGCCGCGTGCTCGGCGATAACCTGTTGCGCGCGACACTGGCCGCGGACGTCCGGTCGTCCATGTTGGATCGCTACGACCAGCCCATCGTGCAGGCCGCGATCCTGGCGCTATACCGGCAGACGCTGGGGCTGGACGTGTCCGCGGGCGAGGCCGGAGAGCCGCTGCGCCGGGCTGCTTAGCGCCGGCGCAACGTCGTCCGGCGTTTCGGGGCATCAGTAGGGCTCGATAGCCCGAAACACCGGACGAGGTGGGGCTACATCGTCCGGTACCCGCCCCGATGCAACACCCCACGCTCGCCGAGCTCCGCGACATCCTCGTTGTCGACGAGGAGCTCTTGCCAATACCGCAGAACCGTCGCCTCCCGGATCTCGTATTGCGGCGCGGTCCCCTGCGTCAGCCAATCCGCGATCATCAGCGGCTCGTTGAACCCGCACAACGCCCGCGCAGCCGTCGTCCCCGAACACCGCGCGTTGATCTCGAACACGTACGGCACCCCGTCACGCACCCGCAGCTGCACGTTGCACGGGCCGTGTGGCTTGATCAGCTCCATCACATCGCGTACGCAGGCCTCGATGCCCTCGTCGCGGACCGAGAAGCACTTGTGGGTGTCGCCGTGTCGCAGCGTACGGCGCATCACGATGACGCCCTGGCACTTGTCGTCCAGGGTCACCGAGCCGCAGGTGTAGTCCGCACCGTCGATGTACTCCTGAGCCACGAAGTCGCAGAGGTTGTCGATCGCGTCCAGTTCGGCGCGGGAGCGGATCGCATAGACATCGGCCGAGCAGCCGCCCTCGCGCCGCTTGAGGATGAAGGGGTACGCGGGCAGGATCGCGTCGGCCGGGTAGTCGGCCATGTCGACGGTGTACGGCACCGGGATGCCGCCTGCCCGCAACGCGGTGTAGGTCCGGTACTTGTTGTCGGCAATGGCGACAACCTCGGGCGAGGAGACCACCGGGTAGACGCCGGCCGCGAGGAACTCATCGACGGCGTCGGACACGACCGCGAGTTCCGGGTCCAGGCCGGGGAAGAAGATGTCCACGCCCTCGGCAGAGCAGATCTCCAGCACCCGGTTCACGAAGTCGAAGGAACGTGCCATCGGGATTGTGTATGCAGTGCCGGTCGTGTACATGCCCGCGCCCAGTGGGCTGCTGTCCAGCGCGACCACCCGGTATGAGCCCGGGGCCAGGGCCTTGATGATGCTCTGCCCGACGGCGCCACCGGCGCCGGAGACCGCGATTGCTGTCATTACCGTTCCCCCGTGTGTCCTCAGGCCGCCGAGGCCGCCGGATAGTCCATTGGCACCGTGTCCGAGGCGGTGATCTGGTTGGGGAAGTCCCGCCGGATCCACTCCACGTCCTCGACGTCCATTGCCCAGCCCAGCGCACCCAAGTTCTCCGCCAAGTGCTCCGGGGTCGCGCTCTTGCAGATCACCACGACGTTGCGCTGGGAGATCAGCCAGTTCAACGCGACCTGCGTAGGGGTGCGCCCGTAGCGCTGGGCGATGTCCCGAATCATCGCGGGCACCGGCAAGTGGCCGGCCTGCAGCGGACGCCACGCGACGAGCATCACGTCGTTGCTCCGGGCGTGCTCGACCACACCGCGTACCTCCGGCTCGCGGTAGCGCACGTTGTAGTGCACCTGGTTGCAGACCAGCCTGGCGGCAGAGTGTCGCTGCGCCTCGGCAAATCGACGGGGCGTCAGGTTGGCGCCACCGATGTGACGCACCATGCCCTGCTCGATAAGCGCGTTGAACCCACGCATTGCCTCGGCGATGTCCATGCCGGGCTTCGGATAGGTGTGCATGAGGTACAGGTCGATATGGTCGACGCCCAACTTCTTCAAGCTGTTCTGCGCGGCGCGCATGATGCCGTCGTAGGTCTGGTTGACCGCGGAGACCTTGGTGGCGATGACGAACTCGGCGCGGTCCCGGCCGGCCAGAGCGGCGCCGAGGAGTTCCTCCGCGTGCCCGGCTCCGTAACCCTGCGCGGTGTCGAAGTGCCGGATGCCCGCGTCCATCGCCCGGTTCAGCGCGAAGATGTGCTCGCCGTCCCGGCTGTGATCGGCCTGCCAGCTACCGCCGCCGACCTCGGAGAGCCCGAAGCCGTAGGCAGGCAGGGAGAACCCGGAATTGAGGGTCTTCCACGGGATCCTCATGCGCGTGCCTCTCTGTCGTGCCCGATGACGTAGCTCACGGATCACCCGTCCGCCTCCACGGTCGCGACCGGTAGGACCTCGCCCAGCGCGGCACGCGGACTCGGGAAGCCGGGGTTGATCCCGCCCGTTCCGACGATGCCGCCGCGGCACAGCACCGCGAGCACGGTGCGCAGCAGGATTTTCAGGTCCAGGCTCAGCGAGCGGTGCTGGATGTACCACAGGTCGAGTTCGATGCGCTCCGGCCAACTGATTGCGTTGCGGCCGTTGATCTGCGCCCATCCGGTCAGGCCGGGACGCACCGTGAGGCGGCCGCGTTCCCGGCTGGAGTACATGGCGACCTGCTCGGGCAGGGTGGGTCGCGGACCGATCACACTCATCTGGCCGCGCAGGATGTTCCACAACTGGGGCAATTCGTCCAGGCTGGCGGCCCGCAGTAGTCGGCCGGCGGTCGGCGTACGGGCGGCGTCGCTCTCGCCCGCGAACTTCTCCGCGCGCATGGTGCGGAATTTGGCCACCTGGAACACGCGGCCGTCACGGCCGGAGCGTGGCTGGCGGAACAACACCGGGCGTCCCATCGTCAGCATGATGACCGCGGCCACCAGCACCAGCAACGGCGCCAGCAGGGCGGCCGCGAGCAGCGCGGTGATCACGTCGAACACCCGGCGCGCGATGCATCCGCTGCGCCGTACGTTGATCGTGTCGGTCTCTGGACGTGCTTGGTTGTTCGCCATGGTTCCCCCCCGAGAACTGCGAAATATCGGTGCTGAAGCGGTTTGTGTTGTGCTCGGTGCTGACGGTGCCTCAGAATCCCAGGGCCGCCCGTACCGCGTCGATGACGGTGCTCACCTCCTCGTCCCGCAGGGCTGATCCGCTCGGCAGCGTCAATCCGGTGGAGAACAGGTTTTCCGCGGTCCCGTCGACGAAGGCCCGCGCACCGGAGAACACCGGCTGCATGTGCATGGGCTTCCAGAGGTGACGCGCCTCGATGTCTTCCTCGGCCAGGCCCTTGATCACCGTGTCGGCGGAGATCGGGCACCGGGTGGGGTCCAGGGTGATGCAGGTCAGCCAGCAGTTGTCCTCGCGGTCACTACCCATCCCGGTACGACCGAGGAAGCGCAGGCCAGGGATGTCGGACAACCCGAGTACGTACTGAGCACGGATCTCCCGACGGCGGGCGATCATCGAGTCCAGCCGGCTCAGCTGCGCGCGGCCCAGCGCGGCGAGCAGGTTGGACAGCCGGTAGTTGTAGCCGACCTCGGTGTGCTCGTAGTGCGGCACCGGCTGACGGGCCTGGGTGGACAGGTAGCGTGCCCGGGCCAGCAGCGTCAGGTCGTCGGACAGCAGCATGCCGCCGCCGGAGGTGGTCATGATTTTGTTGCCGTTGAACGACAGCGCGGCGGCGCGGCCGAAGCTGCCCGCGGGCTTGCCGTGCTTCGACGCGCCGAGGGCCTCGGCGGCGTCCTCGATGAGCGGGATGCCGTGGTCGGCGAGTACATCGACCAGGGACGGATAGTCCACGCAGCGGCCGAACAGGTCCACCGTCATCACCGCGGCCACCGGGATGCCCTCGGCCTGCAGGCTGTTCACCGCGGTCAGCAGTAGTTCGGGGGAGACGTTGCCGTCCTCGGCCAGCGCGTCCACGAAGACCGGGCTGGCCCCGGTGTAGACCACGGCGTTGGCCGACGCGGCGAAGGTCATCGTGGGCACCACGACCGCGGTGCCGCGTTGGGCCCCGACCTCGAGCAGGGCCAGGTGCAGCGCGGCGGTCCCGGAGGACAGGGCCAGGGCACCGGCGACGCCGCAGCGCTCGGCGATCTCGTCCTCGAACGACTCCACGTGCGGGCCCAACGGGGCCACCCACCCAGAGCGCAGCGCATCGAGGACGAATTGTTCCTCGACATCCGAGATGTCGGCTTTCGACAGATGAATCCGCATCAGCCAATACCGCCGATTTCCATAATTTCTCCCGAAATGCGACTTTCGGTCTGGGCTGGTCTATCTAATTGCTGATGTGATGGATTCGCCCGTCGGAGCTAATTCAAGTTAGAGGTGATGCTGCGTCAGAGCTAAGAAGTTGCGCCGTCCGGTGACCGCGGATCCCCTTGCAAATGAAGCAAACCGCGCGATCACGCCTGCAACGCTAGACGAACCGGGCGGAAGTGAACACGTGCATCACTCACCTCTTGTGTAGGCGCAGTGAATTAATCCGAACGGCGCAACCGTTGAGGGTCGCCGCCGCGAATTGGA
Coding sequences within:
- a CDS encoding acyltransferase, translating into METAAPAVRGKSSRLTQLDALRALAAVAVMSYHYTHRFPQLYVPSVTPLFTNWNLDYLAISTFFMISGFVIFMTVERSARLRDFVLSRLLRLYPMYVLAIAITFVAMHVFGPANRAVGWKTVLRNLTLFQNWLGDGGRNVDGVYWTIGVEVNFYVLISLAFLFGWLRGRRLGVTLGSWIVLSYYLESHWGEWVPGSMYWTRGLDTWWSQCFISGICCYLVWKNGGRYTKGTAAGHIGSVVLVGMLRNTTMAILLMALILLMNLAANKRIPFLGTGILPKLGVCTYALYLLHQNLGYTLMLHLMPHTGYWFALACAYTMAIGLALLGTHLWEEPVRAKVRAKLKATKFFSPLPTAPRPRSESAPVIPEGVHTND
- a CDS encoding ATP-grasp domain-containing protein; the protein is MTAIAVSGAGGAVGQSIIKALAPGSYRVVALDSSPLGAGMYTTGTAYTIPMARSFDFVNRVLEICSAEGVDIFFPGLDPELAVVSDAVDEFLAAGVYPVVSSPEVVAIADNKYRTYTALRAGGIPVPYTVDMADYPADAILPAYPFILKRREGGCSADVYAIRSRAELDAIDNLCDFVAQEYIDGADYTCGSVTLDDKCQGVIVMRRTLRHGDTHKCFSVRDEGIEACVRDVMELIKPHGPCNVQLRVRDGVPYVFEINARCSGTTAARALCGFNEPLMIADWLTQGTAPQYEIREATVLRYWQELLVDNEDVAELGERGVLHRGGYRTM
- a CDS encoding glycosyltransferase family 4 protein, producing MFDTDAGTRPRIMIVATVPVSLCTFFAGQPRFLAQHFDVTLVSSSGVEVAQIEAGEGVPVRTVDMTRQISPGRDLRSLRELTGLMRAERPDLVHSYTPKAGLLAMLAARATGVPHRFHTVQGMPLVTAGGPKRLILNATERATYLAATRIFSSSHSLCELIPGTFPARPPAVIGGGSVNGIDGTRFSPEVVSEAARRHLRAELDIPTGDRVLVFVGRLVGDKGVTELLQAFDALADPATTLLLVGAEEPALDPLPVATRELMDRHPKVRLAGWATDVRPYMSISDVLVLPSYREGFGMVLAEAGAMGVPVIATDIPGCRDVVIDGVNGLLVPPRDVGALTEALGRVLGDNLLRATLAADVRSSMLDRYDQPIVQAAILALYRQTLGLDVSAGEAGEPLRRAA
- a CDS encoding sugar transferase: MANNQARPETDTINVRRSGCIARRVFDVITALLAAALLAPLLVLVAAVIMLTMGRPVLFRQPRSGRDGRVFQVAKFRTMRAEKFAGESDAARTPTAGRLLRAASLDELPQLWNILRGQMSVIGPRPTLPEQVAMYSSRERGRLTVRPGLTGWAQINGRNAISWPERIELDLWYIQHRSLSLDLKILLRTVLAVLCRGGIVGTGGINPGFPSPRAALGEVLPVATVEADG
- a CDS encoding aldo/keto reductase, with the translated sequence MRIPWKTLNSGFSLPAYGFGLSEVGGGSWQADHSRDGEHIFALNRAMDAGIRHFDTAQGYGAGHAEELLGAALAGRDRAEFVIATKVSAVNQTYDGIMRAAQNSLKKLGVDHIDLYLMHTYPKPGMDIAEAMRGFNALIEQGMVRHIGGANLTPRRFAEAQRHSAARLVCNQVHYNVRYREPEVRGVVEHARSNDVMLVAWRPLQAGHLPVPAMIRDIAQRYGRTPTQVALNWLISQRNVVVICKSATPEHLAENLGALGWAMDVEDVEWIRRDFPNQITASDTVPMDYPAASAA
- a CDS encoding serine acetyltransferase, with the translated sequence MTDRPKVRELVLADVHRLTGRRSWFDVVKLTMFGEVYRVNVAYRIASVYRSRRAPHAKVIALLARLWLRRLRRKLGVSLPCTAKVGPGLLIGHAGVTFISPGATIGRDCNIAQNVTIAPGKGEHNGGQPTLGDRVYVGPGAVIFGGVTIGDDVAIGANSVVTRDIPAGCTAVGAPARVMPGRGSSDWVNRVSEPRPRIARQATAADRV